The proteins below are encoded in one region of Pseudomonas putida NBRC 14164:
- a CDS encoding sigma-70 family RNA polymerase sigma factor, protein MPDSLPSTGHSLAGLYANHHGWLVNWLRGRLQCSQQAADLAQDTFVRVLLADRSQPLLSELREPRHFLVTMARRVMIDSFRRRALEQAYLQLLAEQPEQYAISPEERWMLVETLQALDAMLEGLGKKVKQAFLLSQLRGLGYKDIAAQMDVSVSSVTKYIARATEHCLLFALEHGQ, encoded by the coding sequence ATGCCTGACTCCCTCCCCTCGACCGGACACAGCCTGGCCGGCCTGTACGCCAACCACCATGGCTGGCTGGTGAACTGGCTGCGCGGCCGGCTGCAGTGTTCGCAGCAGGCCGCCGACCTGGCCCAGGACACGTTCGTGCGTGTACTGCTGGCCGACCGCAGCCAGCCTTTGCTCAGTGAACTGCGCGAGCCGCGCCACTTTCTGGTGACCATGGCCAGGCGCGTGATGATCGACAGCTTCCGCCGCCGGGCACTGGAGCAGGCCTACCTGCAACTGTTGGCCGAACAGCCCGAACAGTATGCGATTTCCCCCGAGGAACGCTGGATGCTGGTCGAAACCCTGCAAGCACTGGATGCGATGCTTGAAGGCCTGGGCAAGAAGGTAAAGCAGGCGTTTCTGTTATCGCAGTTGCGTGGCCTGGGCTACAAGGACATCGCCGCCCAGATGGACGTATCGGTCAGTTCGGTCACCAAGTACATTGCCCGCGCCACCGAGCACTGCTTGCTGTTTGCCCTGGAACACGGCCAGTGA
- a CDS encoding FecR domain-containing protein, producing the protein MSPLPQRQALSAAAQWFARLGEAPADPDLQQRWQAWHAADPQHQWAWQRVAMLQAQLNQAQGALGHDVLERVGQQGPALQRRMLLKGLLLGSALGALGWRGYRDAPAWLADVRTAIGEQRRLTLSDGSRLILNTGSAVDIAFSNDTRQLRLRAGEIFVETAADHRPFMVSTGEGYIRALGTRFSVRQQDHQTRVCVYQHAVVVNPINAGGEQTRLDSGHGLLFDNTRILHRMPLASTDAAWTEGQLVVDDWRLDHLLEELQRYRTGYLGCDTAVGHLRVSGAYSLTDLDLTLATVARSLPVKLVRHTRFWTRVEPLSGNA; encoded by the coding sequence GTGAGCCCGCTGCCCCAACGACAGGCACTGAGTGCCGCCGCGCAGTGGTTTGCCCGGCTGGGCGAGGCCCCTGCAGACCCGGACCTGCAGCAACGCTGGCAGGCCTGGCATGCAGCCGACCCGCAGCACCAGTGGGCGTGGCAGCGGGTGGCCATGTTGCAGGCACAACTGAACCAGGCACAAGGCGCACTAGGCCATGACGTGCTGGAGCGTGTCGGCCAGCAGGGCCCGGCGCTGCAGCGGCGCATGCTGCTCAAGGGGCTGTTGCTGGGCTCGGCGCTCGGCGCCTTGGGCTGGCGCGGTTATCGGGATGCGCCGGCGTGGCTGGCCGATGTGCGCACTGCCATCGGCGAACAGCGCAGGTTGACGCTGAGTGACGGCAGCCGCCTTATCCTTAACACCGGCAGTGCGGTAGACATTGCCTTCAGCAACGACACCCGCCAGCTACGGCTGCGTGCCGGGGAGATCTTTGTCGAAACTGCCGCCGATCACCGCCCGTTCATGGTCAGTACTGGCGAAGGGTACATCAGGGCGCTGGGCACCCGGTTCAGCGTCAGACAACAGGACCACCAGACCCGCGTATGCGTTTACCAGCACGCCGTCGTCGTGAACCCGATCAACGCGGGTGGCGAGCAAACCCGCCTGGACAGTGGCCATGGCCTGTTGTTCGACAACACCCGCATCCTGCATCGCATGCCACTGGCCAGTACCGACGCGGCCTGGACCGAAGGCCAACTGGTGGTAGACGATTGGCGCCTGGATCACCTGCTCGAAGAATTACAGCGGTACCGCACTGGCTACCTGGGCTGCGACACGGCCGTCGGCCACTTGCGGGTTTCCGGCGCCTATTCGCTCACCGATCTTGACCTGACCCTGGCCACCGTTGCCCGCTCGCTGCCGGTAAAGCTGGTGCGCCATACCCGCTTCTGGACACGCGTGGAGCCATTGAGCGGCAATGCCTGA
- a CDS encoding TonB-dependent siderophore receptor has protein sequence MRRLISPPRQALTFALLGASLALLPPLLPGAAMAQAANAQKTYTISGGPLSTVLGRFANAAGVVLSFDSQLTAGKQSAGLQGTYSVEQGFAALLAGTGLGAAPAEQGAYVLYPTESGNAVQLGATSVVGDGLAETTENTGAYTTGRTRTATKLGLSLRETPQSVSVVTRQVMNDHHLASIDDVVKFTPGLSSNHRDSERYTFYARGFQIQNFQYDGIPAQIANESQQFTSTLADMAIYDRVEVVRGATGLLSGAGTPSATLNLVRKRPTEDAQATVAGEVGSWDRYRTEADVSGPLTEAGNIRGRLVGVYETANSFVDWYKTDKRVMYGALDIDLSEDTLLRLSLDYQNNNADGVSFGHIPLFNSDGSATNFSRSFNPAARWSYLNNTQYNFTGLLEHKLANDWVAKAAYSHQYAYRCGVTGSASAGTPAPLTGSGVSMYINRLDSYQTQDNFDLYATGPFQLGGREHELVLGSNLAYTHLNYPTYERGFPAVDNIYAWDGDPHGKPHLAKTEESLSRLSQSGVYAAVRLKPYDPLSIILGSRVSWWNQKDDSSDDLTGEVTGRDRTKKSGVVTPYAGVVLDLNDTYSVYASWTQIFLPQTYYKTASNTSLDPLEGDNYELGIKGEFYDGALNASAALFEVKQKNTPQLVDDSGPQEIYRAIAGTTTRGIETEISGEVLPGWNVFGGYTYRESHDKEGNRVETNQPMNLFKLATTYRLPGDWNKLTVGGNMTWQSDIYAVNSDLGTKAHQRDYGVVGLLANYAFDEHLSVGLNLNNLFDKKYYDGLGTFSSGSYGEPRNLVANARWRF, from the coding sequence ATGCGCCGCCTTATCTCACCACCCCGCCAAGCACTCACGTTTGCCTTGCTCGGCGCCTCGCTCGCCCTGCTCCCGCCGCTGCTGCCCGGTGCAGCCATGGCCCAGGCAGCCAACGCGCAGAAGACCTACACCATCAGCGGCGGCCCGCTGAGCACGGTGCTCGGCCGCTTCGCCAACGCAGCCGGGGTTGTGCTGTCGTTCGACAGCCAGCTCACTGCTGGCAAGCAAAGTGCCGGCCTGCAGGGCACCTACAGTGTCGAACAGGGCTTCGCCGCACTCCTGGCTGGCACCGGCCTGGGCGCTGCGCCCGCCGAGCAAGGCGCCTATGTGCTGTACCCGACCGAGTCCGGCAATGCTGTGCAACTGGGCGCGACCAGCGTGGTGGGCGATGGCCTGGCCGAAACCACCGAGAACACGGGGGCCTACACCACCGGGCGTACCCGTACCGCAACCAAACTGGGCCTGTCACTGCGCGAAACGCCGCAGTCGGTCAGCGTGGTCACTCGCCAGGTGATGAACGATCACCACCTGGCCTCGATCGACGATGTGGTGAAATTCACCCCGGGGCTGTCCAGCAACCATCGTGACAGCGAACGCTATACCTTCTATGCCCGCGGCTTCCAGATCCAGAACTTCCAGTACGACGGTATCCCGGCGCAAATCGCCAACGAGTCGCAACAATTCACCAGTACCTTGGCCGACATGGCGATCTATGACCGGGTCGAAGTGGTCCGAGGTGCCACCGGCCTGCTCAGTGGTGCAGGCACGCCGTCGGCCACGCTCAACCTGGTGCGCAAGCGGCCTACGGAGGATGCACAGGCGACGGTGGCTGGCGAAGTCGGTTCATGGGACCGCTACCGCACCGAAGCCGATGTCTCCGGGCCGCTCACCGAAGCCGGCAACATCCGCGGCCGCCTGGTCGGGGTGTACGAAACCGCCAACTCGTTCGTTGACTGGTACAAGACCGACAAGCGCGTGATGTACGGTGCCCTGGACATCGACCTGAGCGAAGACACCCTGCTGCGCCTGAGCCTGGACTACCAGAACAACAATGCCGATGGCGTCAGCTTCGGGCACATCCCTTTGTTCAACAGCGATGGCAGCGCAACAAACTTCTCGCGGTCGTTCAACCCCGCCGCGCGCTGGAGCTACCTGAACAATACCCAGTACAACTTCACCGGCCTGCTGGAGCACAAGCTGGCCAACGACTGGGTCGCCAAGGCCGCCTACAGCCACCAGTACGCGTACCGCTGTGGCGTCACCGGCTCCGCCAGCGCCGGTACGCCCGCCCCCCTTACCGGCAGCGGCGTATCGATGTATATCAACCGCCTCGACAGCTACCAGACACAGGACAATTTCGACCTGTACGCCACCGGCCCCTTCCAGCTGGGCGGCCGCGAACATGAGCTGGTGTTGGGCAGCAACCTGGCCTACACCCACCTCAACTACCCCACCTACGAACGCGGCTTCCCTGCGGTCGACAACATCTATGCATGGGATGGCGACCCCCATGGCAAACCGCACCTGGCCAAGACCGAAGAGAGCCTGTCACGCCTGAGCCAGTCCGGTGTCTACGCCGCCGTGCGCCTCAAGCCGTATGATCCGCTGTCGATTATTCTCGGCAGCCGGGTGAGCTGGTGGAACCAGAAGGACGACAGCAGCGATGATTTGACCGGCGAGGTCACTGGCCGCGACCGCACGAAGAAATCCGGCGTGGTCACGCCCTACGCCGGTGTGGTGCTGGACCTGAACGACACGTATTCGGTGTACGCCAGCTGGACGCAGATTTTCCTGCCCCAGACCTATTACAAGACCGCCAGCAATACCTCGCTGGACCCGCTCGAAGGCGACAACTACGAACTTGGCATCAAGGGCGAGTTCTACGACGGCGCTTTGAACGCCAGCGCCGCACTGTTCGAAGTCAAACAGAAGAACACGCCGCAACTGGTGGATGACAGTGGCCCCCAGGAAATCTACCGGGCCATTGCCGGCACTACCACCCGCGGCATCGAGACGGAAATTTCCGGCGAAGTACTGCCAGGCTGGAATGTATTTGGCGGCTACACCTACCGCGAGTCCCACGACAAGGAGGGCAACCGCGTCGAAACCAACCAGCCCATGAACCTGTTCAAGCTGGCCACAACTTATCGCCTGCCCGGTGACTGGAACAAGCTGACCGTGGGCGGCAACATGACTTGGCAAAGCGACATCTACGCGGTCAATTCAGATCTGGGCACCAAGGCGCACCAGCGTGACTATGGCGTGGTCGGGCTGCTGGCCAACTATGCCTTCGATGAACACCTGAGCGTAGGGCTGAACCTGAACAACCTGTTCGACAAGAAGTACTATGACGGCCTGGGCACGTTCAGCTCCGGCTCTTATGGTGAGCCACGCAACCTGGTGGCGAATGCCCGCTGGCGGTTCTGA
- the mexE gene encoding multidrug efflux RND transporter periplasmic adaptor subunit MexE, whose translation MEQSLKPLRFPLAALAVVVISACGRTPDAVQAPAAPKVTVAKVIEQPINEWDEFTGRLEAPETVEVRPRVAGQIDQVAFTEGAQVKKGDLLFQIDPRPFQAEVRRLEAQLQQAKATAIRSANEARRGERLRDSNAISAELAESRSSAAAEARAGVDAIQAQLDLARLNLSFTRVTAPISGRVSRAQFTAGNIVTADVTPLTSVVSTDKVYAYFDADERVYLKYTQLAREGQRGQSTPVYLGLTNETGNPHQGQMNFVDNQVNPRTGTIRGRAVFDNRDGQFTPGLYARLKLVGSAQYDAMLINDEAVGTDLGKKFVLVMDKDNKATYRAVELGPKLEGLRIVRSGLAKDDRIVVKGLQRVRPGSPVTPEETPMASEQTLAALAQQRQALEASNPAPKVAGNNVKVASAQAPRG comes from the coding sequence ATGGAACAATCTCTCAAACCCTTGCGCTTTCCCCTCGCTGCCTTGGCAGTGGTGGTGATCAGCGCTTGCGGTCGAACCCCAGACGCCGTGCAGGCTCCCGCCGCGCCGAAGGTCACTGTGGCCAAGGTGATCGAGCAACCGATCAACGAATGGGACGAATTCACCGGCCGCCTTGAAGCCCCGGAAACTGTTGAAGTTCGCCCGCGGGTAGCCGGCCAGATCGACCAGGTCGCCTTCACCGAAGGCGCCCAGGTGAAAAAAGGCGACCTGCTGTTCCAGATCGACCCACGCCCGTTCCAGGCTGAAGTCCGCCGCCTCGAAGCCCAACTGCAACAGGCCAAGGCCACCGCCATTCGCAGCGCCAACGAAGCGCGCCGTGGCGAACGCCTGCGCGACAGCAACGCCATCTCCGCCGAACTTGCAGAATCGCGTAGCAGCGCTGCCGCCGAAGCCCGCGCCGGGGTCGACGCGATCCAGGCACAGCTCGACCTGGCGCGCCTGAACCTCAGCTTCACCCGCGTCACCGCGCCCATCAGTGGCCGCGTCAGCCGTGCCCAGTTCACTGCCGGCAACATCGTCACGGCCGATGTCACCCCGCTGACCAGCGTGGTGTCCACCGACAAGGTCTACGCCTACTTCGACGCCGACGAGCGCGTGTACCTCAAGTACACCCAGCTGGCACGCGAAGGCCAGCGTGGCCAGAGCACCCCGGTGTACCTGGGCCTCACCAATGAAACCGGCAACCCGCACCAGGGCCAGATGAACTTCGTCGACAACCAGGTCAACCCGCGCACCGGCACCATCCGTGGTCGTGCGGTGTTTGACAACCGCGACGGCCAGTTCACCCCGGGCCTGTACGCACGCCTGAAGCTGGTCGGCAGCGCCCAGTACGACGCCATGCTGATCAACGACGAAGCCGTGGGCACCGACCTTGGCAAGAAGTTCGTGCTGGTCATGGACAAGGACAACAAGGCCACCTACCGCGCCGTGGAACTGGGGCCGAAGCTGGAAGGCCTGCGCATCGTGCGTAGCGGCCTGGCCAAGGATGACCGCATCGTGGTCAAGGGCCTGCAGCGCGTGCGCCCAGGCTCGCCGGTCACCCCGGAAGAAACCCCAATGGCCAGCGAACAGACCCTCGCCGCCCTCGCCCAGCAGCGCCAGGCACTGGAGGCCAGCAACCCGGCGCCGAAAGTGGCGGGCAACAACGTGAAAGTCGCCAGCGCCCAGGCGCCACGCGGTTAA
- a CDS encoding efflux RND transporter permease subunit has product MNFSKFFITRPIFAAVLSLVLLIAGSISLFQLPISEYPEVVPPTVVVRANFPGANPKVIGETVAAPLEQAITGVENMLYMSSQSTADGKLTLTITFALGTDLDNAQVQVQNRVTRTQPKLPEEVTRIGITVDKASPDLTMVVHLTSPDNRYDMLYLSNYAILNIKDELARLGGVGDVQLFGMGDYSLRVWLDPNKTASRNLTASDVVAAIREQNRQVAAGQLGAPPAPGSTSFQLSINTQGRLVNEEEFENIIIRAGADGEITRLKDIARVELGSSQYALRSLLNNQPAVAIPIFQRPGSNAIEISDEVRAKMAELKKDFPEGMDYSIVYDPTIFVRGSIEAVVHTLFEALVLVVLVVILFLQTWRASIIPLLAVPVSLIGTFAVMHLFGFSLNALSLFGLVLAIGIVVDDAIVVVENVERNIGLGLKPLEATQKAMSEVTGPIIATALVLCAVFVPAAFISGLTGQFYKQFALTIAISTVISAFNSLTLSPALAAVLLKDHHAPKDRFSRFLDKLLGSWLFSPFNRFFDRASHRYVGGVRRVIRSSGIALFVYAGLMGLTYLGFSSTPTGFVPAQDKQYLVAFAQLPDAASLDRTEAVIKRMSEIALKQPGVADSVAFPGLSINGFTNSPNSGIVFTPLKPFDERKDPSQSAAAIAAALNAQFADIQDAYIAIFPPPPVQGLGTIGGFRLQIEDRGNLGYEALYKETQNIITKSHNVPELAGLFTSYQVNVPQVDAAIDREKAKTHGVAITDIFDTLQVYLGSLYTNDFNRFGRTYQVNVQAEQQFRLDAEQIGQLKVRNNLGEMIPLATFLKVSDTSGPDRVMHYNGFITAEINGAAAPGYSSGQAEAAIEKLLKEELPNGMTFEWTDLTYQQILSGNTALLVFPLCVLLAFLVLAAQYESWSLPLAVILIVPMTLLSAITGVIVSGGDNNIFTQIGLIVLVGLACKNAILIVEFAKDEQAKGLDPLAAVLEACRLRLRPILMTSIAFIMGVVPLVFSSGAGSEMRHAMGVAVFSGMIGVTVFGLFLTPVFFFLIRRFVERRQARKAERVQVLENHA; this is encoded by the coding sequence ATGAACTTCTCGAAATTCTTCATTACCCGGCCGATTTTCGCCGCGGTGCTGTCGCTGGTGCTGCTGATTGCGGGGTCGATCTCGCTGTTCCAGCTGCCGATCAGCGAATATCCCGAAGTGGTGCCGCCCACCGTGGTGGTACGTGCCAACTTCCCCGGCGCCAACCCCAAGGTCATCGGCGAAACCGTCGCCGCGCCGCTGGAGCAGGCAATTACCGGTGTGGAAAACATGCTGTACATGTCTTCCCAGTCCACCGCTGACGGCAAGCTGACGCTGACCATCACGTTCGCCCTGGGCACCGACCTGGACAACGCCCAGGTGCAGGTGCAGAACCGCGTCACCCGTACCCAGCCCAAGCTGCCCGAGGAAGTGACGCGTATCGGTATCACCGTCGACAAGGCCTCGCCCGACCTGACCATGGTCGTGCACCTGACGTCGCCGGACAACCGCTACGACATGCTCTACCTGTCCAACTACGCCATCCTCAACATCAAGGACGAGCTGGCGCGTCTGGGCGGCGTAGGCGACGTGCAACTGTTCGGCATGGGCGACTACTCGCTGCGCGTGTGGCTCGATCCGAACAAGACCGCTTCGCGCAACCTCACCGCCAGTGATGTGGTAGCGGCAATCCGCGAGCAGAACCGCCAGGTGGCTGCCGGCCAGCTGGGCGCCCCGCCCGCCCCGGGCTCCACCAGCTTCCAGCTGTCGATCAACACCCAGGGCCGTCTGGTCAACGAGGAAGAGTTCGAAAACATCATCATCCGTGCCGGTGCCGATGGCGAAATCACCCGCCTGAAGGACATCGCCCGGGTCGAACTCGGCTCCAGCCAGTACGCCTTGCGCTCGCTGCTGAACAACCAGCCGGCGGTGGCCATCCCGATCTTCCAGCGCCCAGGCTCCAACGCCATCGAGATCTCCGACGAAGTGCGGGCGAAAATGGCCGAGCTGAAGAAGGACTTCCCTGAAGGGATGGACTACAGCATCGTCTATGACCCGACCATCTTCGTGCGCGGCTCCATCGAAGCAGTGGTGCACACCCTGTTCGAAGCCCTGGTGCTGGTCGTGCTGGTGGTCATCCTGTTCCTGCAGACCTGGCGTGCCTCGATCATCCCGCTGCTGGCCGTGCCGGTATCGTTGATCGGTACATTTGCAGTGATGCACCTGTTCGGTTTCTCGCTTAACGCCTTGTCGCTATTCGGCTTGGTGCTGGCCATCGGCATCGTGGTGGACGACGCCATCGTCGTGGTGGAGAACGTCGAACGTAACATCGGGCTGGGCCTGAAACCGCTGGAAGCCACGCAAAAGGCGATGAGCGAAGTGACCGGGCCGATCATTGCCACCGCCCTGGTGCTGTGCGCCGTGTTCGTACCGGCTGCGTTCATTTCCGGCCTTACCGGGCAGTTCTACAAGCAGTTCGCCCTGACCATCGCCATTTCCACCGTGATCTCGGCGTTCAACTCGCTGACCCTGTCGCCGGCCTTGGCTGCCGTGCTGCTGAAGGACCACCATGCGCCCAAGGACCGTTTCTCGCGGTTCCTCGACAAACTGCTGGGCAGCTGGCTGTTCTCGCCGTTCAACCGTTTCTTCGACCGCGCCAGCCACCGCTACGTGGGTGGCGTGCGCCGGGTCATCCGCTCCAGCGGCATCGCCCTGTTCGTCTATGCCGGCCTGATGGGCCTGACCTACCTCGGCTTCTCGTCCACGCCGACCGGTTTCGTGCCGGCCCAGGACAAGCAGTACCTGGTGGCCTTCGCCCAGCTGCCGGACGCCGCCAGCCTCGACCGCACCGAAGCGGTGATCAAGCGCATGAGCGAAATCGCCCTGAAGCAGCCTGGCGTGGCCGATTCGGTGGCCTTCCCTGGCCTGTCGATCAACGGTTTCACCAATAGCCCGAACAGCGGCATCGTGTTCACTCCGCTCAAGCCGTTCGATGAGCGCAAGGACCCGAGCCAGTCGGCGGCGGCCATCGCGGCTGCACTGAATGCCCAGTTCGCCGATATCCAGGACGCCTACATCGCCATCTTCCCGCCGCCGCCTGTACAGGGCCTGGGCACGATCGGCGGTTTCCGCCTGCAAATCGAAGACCGTGGCAACCTGGGTTACGAAGCGCTGTACAAGGAAACCCAGAACATCATCACCAAGAGCCACAACGTGCCGGAGCTGGCAGGCCTGTTCACCAGCTACCAGGTCAACGTGCCGCAGGTCGATGCCGCCATCGACCGGGAAAAGGCCAAGACCCACGGCGTGGCGATCACCGACATCTTCGACACCCTGCAGGTTTACCTGGGCTCGCTGTACACCAACGACTTCAACCGCTTTGGCCGCACCTACCAGGTCAACGTCCAGGCTGAGCAGCAGTTCCGCCTCGATGCCGAACAGATCGGCCAGTTGAAGGTGCGCAACAACCTCGGCGAGATGATCCCGCTGGCGACCTTCCTCAAGGTCAGCGACACCTCCGGGCCGGACCGCGTCATGCACTACAACGGTTTCATCACCGCAGAAATCAACGGTGCCGCAGCCCCGGGCTACAGCTCTGGCCAGGCCGAAGCTGCCATCGAGAAGCTGCTTAAAGAGGAACTGCCCAACGGCATGACCTTCGAGTGGACCGACCTGACCTACCAGCAGATCCTCTCGGGCAATACCGCACTGCTGGTCTTCCCGCTGTGCGTACTGCTGGCGTTCCTGGTGCTGGCTGCCCAGTACGAAAGCTGGAGCCTGCCGCTGGCGGTGATCCTGATTGTACCGATGACCCTGCTGTCGGCCATCACCGGTGTGATCGTGTCGGGTGGCGACAACAACATCTTCACCCAGATCGGCCTGATCGTACTGGTGGGCCTGGCGTGCAAGAACGCGATCCTGATCGTCGAGTTCGCCAAGGATGAACAGGCCAAGGGCCTGGATCCGCTGGCTGCGGTGCTGGAAGCCTGCCGCCTGCGCCTGCGGCCGATCCTGATGACTTCGATTGCCTTCATCATGGGTGTGGTTCCGCTGGTGTTCAGCTCGGGTGCAGGTTCGGAAATGCGCCATGCCATGGGTGTGGCGGTGTTCTCGGGGATGATCGGCGTGACCGTCTTCGGCCTGTTCCTGACCCCGGTGTTCTTCTTCCTGATTCGCCGTTTCGTCGAGCGTCGCCAGGCCCGCAAGGCCGAGCGCGTTCAAGTGCTGGAGAACCATGCATGA